A single Pantoea rwandensis DNA region contains:
- the wzyE gene encoding ECA oligosaccharide polymerase → MSLMQFSGLLVVYLFSLGFILTLTWREFKRVRFNFHLFFTILFLLTFYFGFPLTSVLVFRFNVEVVPPEYLLQALLAATSFYAIYYVSYKVRLRPINAAPRKPWLQMNRVETHLTCLLLALVAIGTVTVFFMHNGLLLFRLSAYNQIFSSEVSGVALKRFFYFFIPAMLIRYFLNPTQRQWLWFLLVSVAFGLLTYALVGGTRANIIIAFALFLFIGITRGWITLWMLVGAGVMAIAGMFWLALRRYNLDVVGDEAFYTFLYLTRDTFSPWENLALLLQNYDKIDFQGLAPVWRDFYVFIPSWLWPERPSIVLNSANYFTWEVLNNHSGLAISPTLLGSLLVMGGVWFIPLGAIAVGWLMKGFDNLYLQGRDASNRYSGAILQSFCFGAVFNMIVLAREGLDAFGSRVVFFCIIFAACMAVAKLLYWLLARAGLIRSRSKPVVHSLS, encoded by the coding sequence ATGAGCCTGATGCAGTTTAGTGGTCTGCTGGTGGTTTATCTGTTCTCGCTAGGTTTCATTTTGACGCTGACCTGGCGGGAATTTAAACGGGTGCGTTTTAACTTCCACCTGTTCTTCACCATCCTTTTTTTACTGACCTTTTATTTCGGGTTCCCCCTCACCAGTGTGCTGGTATTCCGCTTTAATGTTGAAGTGGTGCCACCGGAGTACCTGTTACAGGCGTTGCTGGCCGCGACCAGTTTTTATGCGATTTATTACGTCAGTTATAAAGTCCGGTTAAGGCCGATCAACGCTGCACCGCGCAAACCCTGGTTGCAGATGAACCGAGTCGAAACCCATCTAACCTGTCTGTTACTGGCGCTGGTGGCGATTGGCACGGTCACGGTGTTCTTCATGCACAACGGGTTACTGTTGTTCCGACTTTCTGCGTATAACCAGATTTTCTCCAGCGAAGTATCCGGCGTAGCGCTCAAACGATTTTTCTACTTCTTTATTCCGGCGATGCTGATTCGCTATTTCCTCAACCCCACACAGCGCCAGTGGCTATGGTTTTTGCTGGTGTCGGTGGCATTTGGTTTGCTGACTTATGCGCTGGTGGGCGGGACGCGCGCCAATATCATCATCGCTTTTGCCCTGTTCCTGTTTATCGGTATTACGCGCGGTTGGATCACCTTGTGGATGCTGGTGGGCGCAGGCGTGATGGCGATTGCTGGCATGTTCTGGCTGGCACTGCGGCGCTATAACCTCGATGTGGTGGGCGATGAAGCGTTTTACACCTTCCTGTATTTAACGCGTGATACCTTCTCCCCCTGGGAAAATCTCGCGCTGTTATTGCAGAACTACGACAAAATTGACTTCCAGGGCTTAGCACCGGTCTGGCGTGACTTTTATGTCTTCATTCCGAGCTGGCTCTGGCCGGAACGTCCGTCGATTGTGTTAAATAGCGCCAACTACTTTACCTGGGAAGTGCTGAACAACCATTCAGGACTGGCGATTTCGCCCACGCTGCTGGGTTCGTTGCTGGTAATGGGCGGCGTGTGGTTTATTCCGCTGGGTGCGATTGCCGTCGGCTGGCTGATGAAAGGATTCGATAACCTCTATCTGCAAGGCCGTGACGCTTCGAACCGTTATAGCGGGGCGATTCTGCAGAGCTTTTGCTTCGGTGCGGTATTCAACATGATCGTGCTGGCGCGTGAAGGGCTGGATGCTTTCGGTTCGCGCGTGGTGTTCTTTTGCATTATTTTTGCTGCCTGCATGGCGGTGGCTAAATTGCTGTACTGGTTGTTAGCGCGTGCGGGGTTGATTCGCTCGCGTAGCAAGCCAGTGGTACACAGCCTGTCTTAA
- a CDS encoding TDP-N-acetylfucosamine:lipid II N-acetylfucosaminyltransferase has translation MTLFHVLGSDIPHHNHTVLRFFDEVMSTELPGAGPRQFMVVTSTPEALQAYTALQIESYPSKRALAQAVMSRAADRTQRFFFHGQFNPQIWLALLRGKLRRQQAYWHIWGADLYEEGRGLKYRLFYLLRRMAQHRIAHVFATRGDLHCFQQRHPRVPTSLLYFPTRMPNAAVPGGNTSGDFTVLLGNSGDRSNCHIEGLQAIHAQFGDRVKVLIPLGYPENNQAYIDEISAAAQRLYPQGQVTLLRDKIDFDTYLQLLSDCQLGYFMFERQQGIGTLCLLMQANIPFVLNRKNPFWRDLSEQGLPVLFSEDALDASSVAEAQRQLAQCDKSAIAFFAPGYLAGWRNALSLSERERT, from the coding sequence ATGACTTTATTTCACGTGCTGGGATCGGATATCCCACATCATAACCATACGGTGTTGCGCTTCTTTGATGAGGTGATGAGCACCGAATTGCCGGGTGCTGGACCGCGCCAGTTTATGGTGGTGACTTCAACGCCTGAAGCGCTGCAAGCCTATACCGCGCTGCAAATCGAAAGCTATCCCAGCAAGCGCGCACTTGCACAGGCGGTAATGTCCCGTGCGGCTGACCGTACGCAACGCTTCTTCTTTCATGGACAGTTCAATCCGCAAATCTGGCTAGCGTTGCTCAGAGGTAAACTGCGGCGTCAGCAGGCCTACTGGCATATCTGGGGTGCGGATCTGTACGAAGAAGGGCGTGGGCTGAAGTATCGGCTGTTTTATCTGCTGCGCCGCATGGCACAGCATCGCATTGCCCATGTGTTCGCGACGCGTGGTGATTTACACTGTTTTCAGCAGCGCCATCCGCGCGTGCCGACATCGCTGCTCTACTTTCCAACGCGTATGCCCAATGCTGCAGTGCCCGGCGGCAACACGAGCGGTGATTTCACCGTGCTGCTGGGCAATTCCGGCGATCGCAGCAATTGCCATATCGAAGGCTTGCAGGCGATTCACGCTCAGTTTGGCGATCGCGTGAAAGTGCTCATCCCACTGGGCTATCCGGAAAACAATCAGGCGTACATTGACGAGATCAGCGCGGCTGCACAGCGCCTGTATCCGCAAGGCCAGGTGACTTTACTACGCGATAAGATAGATTTTGATACCTATCTGCAATTGCTCAGTGACTGCCAGCTCGGCTATTTTATGTTCGAACGTCAACAGGGTATTGGCACGTTATGTTTGCTGATGCAGGCCAACATTCCCTTTGTGCTGAACCGAAAAAATCCGTTCTGGCGCGACCTCAGCGAACAAGGGTTGCCGGTTCTTTTCAGTGAAGATGCACTGGATGCGTCGAGTGTGGCTGAAGCTCAGCGTCAGCTGGCACAGTGTGATAAATCCGCGATTGCCTTTTTCGCCCCTGGTTATCTGGCTGGCTGGCGCAACGCGTTGAGCCTGAGTGAAAGGGAGAGAACATGA
- the hemC gene encoding hydroxymethylbilane synthase → MLNKIFRIATRQSPLALWQAQYVQQRLMAAHPGVQVELVPMVTKGDIILDTPLAKVGGKGLFVKELELAMLENRADLAVHSMKDVPVDFPEGLGLVTICEREDPRDAFVSNLYNSIDELPQGAIVGTSSLRRQCQLSARRPDLIIRSLRGNVGTRLGKLDAGEYDAIILAAAGLKRLNLDDRIRQAMPAEISLPAVGQGAVGIECRLDDHELITLLQALNHADTDVCVRAERAMNTRLEGGCQVPIGSFAVLEDNQLWLRGLVGSPDGHQMVVGERRGPRENAVQMGISLAEELLDGGARDILRDVYQGQTPA, encoded by the coding sequence ATGTTAAACAAAATTTTCAGAATTGCTACCAGACAAAGTCCCCTTGCTTTATGGCAGGCACAATATGTCCAACAGCGCCTGATGGCAGCACATCCGGGCGTGCAGGTTGAGCTGGTGCCAATGGTCACCAAAGGCGACATCATCCTCGATACACCGCTGGCTAAAGTCGGTGGAAAAGGCCTGTTTGTCAAAGAACTTGAACTGGCAATGCTGGAAAACCGTGCCGATCTTGCCGTGCACTCCATGAAGGATGTGCCGGTGGATTTCCCGGAAGGTTTGGGTCTGGTCACCATCTGCGAGCGTGAAGACCCGCGTGATGCCTTCGTCTCCAACCTTTATAACAGCATTGATGAGCTGCCACAGGGCGCGATTGTGGGGACTTCCAGTCTGCGTCGTCAGTGTCAGCTCAGTGCGCGTCGCCCTGATCTGATCATCCGCTCTTTGCGTGGTAACGTGGGCACCCGCCTTGGCAAGCTGGATGCCGGGGAATATGACGCCATTATCCTTGCCGCGGCAGGCCTGAAGCGCTTAAACCTCGACGACCGTATTCGTCAGGCGATGCCCGCTGAAATCTCGCTGCCCGCTGTGGGCCAGGGTGCCGTCGGCATTGAATGCCGTCTTGATGATCACGAACTGATCACCTTGTTGCAGGCGCTGAATCACGCCGATACCGATGTTTGTGTGCGCGCTGAACGCGCGATGAACACACGCCTTGAAGGCGGTTGTCAGGTTCCCATCGGCAGCTTTGCCGTATTAGAAGACAATCAGTTGTGGCTGCGTGGCTTAGTCGGCTCACCGGATGGCCACCAAATGGTGGTAGGTGAACGCCGTGGTCCGCGCGAAAACGCCGTGCAAATGGGGATCTCCCTGGCAGAAGAGCTGCTGGATGGCGGCGCCCGCGACATTCTGCGCGACGTTTATCAGGGGCAAACGCCTGCATGA
- the hemD gene encoding uroporphyrinogen-III synthase, with translation MTILVTRPEPAASELVSRLRTQGKLAWTLPLIEFTPGRDLQQLPQKLAALRPGDLVFLLSQQVVLFAHPALQQSALSWPETLDYYAIGRSTALALHTVSHLKVDYPHARETSEELVRLNRLQQVNGKRALILRGSPGRELLAETLLERGAEVEYCECYQRCEKHYEGAIEGRRWRDRGITTLVVTSGEMLQQLFALFPPIDRREWLLHCRLVVVSERLATQAAELGWQDIDVADGADNDALLRALR, from the coding sequence ATGACCATTCTCGTGACCCGCCCGGAGCCCGCTGCCAGTGAATTGGTTTCGCGTCTGCGAACCCAGGGAAAACTGGCGTGGACTCTACCGCTGATTGAATTTACGCCGGGTCGCGATTTGCAACAATTGCCACAAAAGCTGGCGGCTTTACGGCCGGGCGATCTGGTGTTTCTGCTGTCACAGCAGGTGGTGCTATTCGCCCATCCGGCGCTTCAGCAAAGTGCCCTCAGCTGGCCCGAAACACTCGACTACTATGCTATAGGGCGCAGCACCGCGCTGGCACTGCATACCGTCAGTCATCTGAAAGTAGACTATCCTCATGCGCGGGAGACCAGCGAAGAGTTAGTGCGGCTCAACCGCCTGCAGCAGGTTAATGGCAAGCGTGCGCTGATTTTGCGCGGCAGCCCAGGCCGTGAATTACTGGCAGAAACCCTGCTGGAACGCGGTGCCGAGGTGGAATACTGCGAGTGCTACCAACGTTGTGAAAAGCATTATGAGGGCGCGATTGAAGGCCGTCGCTGGCGCGATCGCGGGATTACCACGCTGGTGGTCACCAGCGGTGAGATGTTACAACAACTCTTTGCACTGTTTCCGCCAATTGATCGTCGGGAATGGTTATTGCACTGTCGACTGGTGGTCGTCAGTGAACGTTTGGCTACTCAGGCCGCCGAATTAGGCTGGCAGGATATTGATGTAGCCGATGGTGCTGATAACGATGCGCTGCTGCGTGCGTTACGCTGA
- the hemX gene encoding uroporphyrinogen-III C-methyltransferase, with product MTEQKASSAMVEETTPADTSPTPDGKKPRDKKSDGKVLSAVAIVIALAIGAGLYLNGKHQADLQAQTNQNLSEQLSALQQQLGSDKQQLTQQLDTANTALQEARTQQDNSAKELETLRDKVATISGNDTRTWLLAQADYLVKLAGRKLWSDQDVTTAAALLKSADTSLADMNDPSVMNVRRALTQDISSLSTVSQVDYDGIILKLNQLSNGVDNLRLADNDSDDSPMDADGGELSSSLHEWRQNLVKSWHNFMDDFITIRRRDNTAQPLLAPNQDVYLRENIRSRLLIAAQAVPRHQDEIYKQSIDAVSTWVRAWYDTNDAATKAFLAQLDELSQQNISMDVPDTLESQALLEKLMQTRVRNLLAQPSVPADQQGG from the coding sequence ATGACGGAACAAAAAGCCTCCTCCGCCATGGTTGAAGAAACCACCCCTGCGGACACTTCCCCCACGCCAGACGGTAAAAAGCCTCGCGATAAAAAAAGCGATGGCAAAGTACTGAGCGCGGTGGCGATCGTGATTGCGCTGGCGATTGGCGCGGGACTTTACCTCAATGGGAAACATCAGGCCGATTTACAGGCTCAGACAAACCAGAACCTGAGTGAACAGTTGAGCGCACTGCAGCAGCAACTGGGCAGCGACAAACAGCAGCTGACGCAACAACTGGATACCGCGAATACGGCGTTGCAGGAAGCGCGAACGCAGCAGGATAACAGCGCCAAAGAGCTGGAGACCCTGCGCGATAAAGTCGCGACGATTTCTGGCAACGACACCCGCACCTGGCTACTGGCGCAAGCGGACTACCTCGTGAAACTGGCGGGTCGCAAGCTGTGGAGCGATCAGGATGTCACCACAGCAGCCGCGCTGTTGAAAAGCGCTGATACCAGCCTGGCCGATATGAATGACCCGAGCGTGATGAATGTGCGCCGTGCTTTAACGCAGGACATCAGTTCTCTCTCAACGGTGAGCCAGGTCGATTACGATGGCATCATCCTCAAACTCAATCAGTTGTCGAACGGCGTCGATAATCTGCGTCTGGCTGACAATGACAGTGATGATTCACCGATGGATGCCGATGGCGGAGAGCTTTCCAGCTCGCTGCACGAATGGCGTCAAAATCTGGTGAAGAGCTGGCATAACTTTATGGATGATTTCATCACCATCCGCCGCCGTGATAATACCGCACAGCCGCTGCTGGCACCGAATCAGGACGTTTACCTGCGTGAAAACATTCGTTCACGCCTGCTGATTGCCGCCCAGGCCGTGCCACGTCATCAGGATGAAATCTACAAACAGTCGATTGATGCGGTCTCAACCTGGGTGCGCGCCTGGTATGACACCAACGACGCTGCCACCAAAGCTTTCCTCGCACAACTGGATGAGCTGAGTCAGCAAAACATCTCAATGGATGTGCCGGATACGCTGGAAAGTCAGGCGCTGCTAGAAAAATTGATGCAGACGCGCGTGCGCAACCTGCTGGCGCAGCCATCGGTTCCGGCTGATCAACAGGGAGGCTAA
- the hemY gene encoding protoheme IX biogenesis protein HemY, whose translation MLKVLVLFLLLIAGVVLGPMIAGHQGYVLIQTDNWNVETSVTGLAIILILSLLVILFIEWILRRVFRTGARTRGWFVGRKRRSAQRHTQSALMKLAEGDYKQVEKLLSKNADHADQPVANYLLAAEAAQQRGDEVRANQHLERASELSENDTIPVEITRVRLQLARNEDHAARHGIDRLLEVAPRHPEVLRLAEQAYIRTGAWGALLDILPSMQKSQVNDEAHREALQQQAWLGMMNQAMADQGSEGLKKWWQNQSRKTRQETALQVAMAEHLIECDDPDTAQSIVLEGLKRQYDDRLVLLMPRIKSGDPQSLEKALRQQIKQHGATPLLHSTLGQMLMRHGEWQQSAEAFQQALAQRPDAFDYAWLADVYDRLHRPEDAAQMRREGLLLTLKTNPNA comes from the coding sequence ATGCTGAAAGTATTGGTGCTTTTCCTGCTGCTGATCGCAGGCGTGGTATTGGGGCCGATGATTGCCGGCCATCAGGGCTACGTGCTGATTCAGACCGATAACTGGAACGTGGAAACCAGCGTCACCGGTTTGGCTATCATCCTGATCCTCAGTCTGCTGGTGATTCTGTTTATTGAATGGATTTTGCGCCGCGTGTTCCGCACCGGTGCACGCACGCGTGGCTGGTTTGTTGGTCGCAAGCGTCGTAGCGCACAGCGTCACACCCAAAGCGCGCTGATGAAACTGGCGGAAGGTGATTACAAGCAGGTTGAAAAACTGCTATCGAAGAATGCCGATCACGCCGATCAGCCCGTTGCTAACTACCTGCTGGCTGCCGAAGCGGCACAGCAACGTGGTGACGAAGTCCGTGCTAACCAACATCTGGAGCGCGCCTCTGAGCTGTCTGAAAATGACACCATTCCGGTTGAGATCACCCGCGTACGCCTGCAACTGGCACGTAATGAAGATCACGCCGCCCGCCATGGCATTGACCGTTTACTGGAAGTCGCTCCGCGTCATCCTGAAGTGCTGCGTCTGGCTGAACAGGCTTATATCCGTACCGGCGCATGGGGCGCGTTGCTGGATATTCTGCCCTCCATGCAAAAATCTCAGGTCAATGACGAAGCCCATCGTGAGGCGCTGCAACAGCAAGCCTGGCTAGGCATGATGAATCAGGCAATGGCCGATCAGGGTAGCGAAGGTCTGAAGAAGTGGTGGCAAAACCAGAGCCGTAAAACGCGTCAGGAAACGGCGCTGCAGGTAGCGATGGCTGAACATCTGATTGAGTGTGATGACCCTGATACCGCGCAAAGCATCGTGCTGGAAGGATTGAAGCGTCAGTATGACGACCGCCTGGTGCTGTTAATGCCACGTATTAAAAGTGGCGATCCGCAATCACTGGAGAAAGCGCTGCGCCAGCAAATCAAACAACATGGCGCAACGCCGCTGCTGCACAGCACCTTAGGCCAGATGCTGATGCGCCACGGTGAGTGGCAACAGTCCGCAGAAGCTTTCCAGCAGGCACTGGCACAACGCCCTGATGCTTTTGATTATGCCTGGTTGGCCGATGTCTATGATCGCCTGCATCGCCCCGAGGACGCTGCTCAAATGCGTCGTGAAGGTCTGCTTCTGACCTTGAAGACTAATCCAAACGCTTGA
- a CDS encoding class I adenylate cyclase: protein MYLYIETLKQRLDAINQLRVDRALAAMGPAFQQVYSLLPTLLHYHHPLMPGYLEGSVPHGVSFFTPDENQQHLLQQLAGDQSLDLSTAVKGERPITGIYSMGSTSSVGQNSVSDLDIWVCHQSWLDNEERLNLQRKCTLLQKWCVSMGVEVSFFLIDENRFRHNESGSLGGEDCGSTQHILLLDEFYRTAVRMAGKRILWNMVPGEEEHHYDDYVMSLYSQGVLTPNEWLDLGGLGTLSAEEYFGASLWQLYKSIDSPYKAVLKTLLLEAYSWEYPNTQLLAMDIKQRLHDGEIVCFGLDPYCMMLERVTRYLTSVDDMARLDLVRRCFYLKVCEKLSSDDHHHHRSGWRREILSQLVKEWGWDEEKIAVLDNRAQWKIERVREAHNELLDAMMQSYRNLIRFARRNNLSVSASPQDIGVLTRKLYAAFEALPGKVTLVNPQISPDLSEDNLTFIHVPEGRANRAGWYLYNQSPDMSSIISHQPLEYNRYLNKLVAWAWFNGLLTSKTRLHMKGNEFCDLPRLQELVNDVSSHFPLRVAAPTPKALYSPCEIRHLAIIVNLEHDPTSAFRNQVVHFDFRKLDVFSFGQQQQCLIGSIDLLYRNSWNEVRTLHFSGEQAMIEALKTILGKMHQDAAPPDTVEVFCYSQHLRGLIRTRVQQLVSECIELRLSSTRQEPGRFKALRMAGQTWGLFFERMSVSVQKLENAVEFYGAISNNKLHGLSIKVESNQTPLPPVVNGYASEGIIQFFFEDTNDDRGFNIYILDETNRVEVYHHCEGSKEELVRDVSRFYSSSHDRFTYGSSFINFNLPQFYQIVHAGDRFQVIPFRSQTLTQLCATQPDNDNGDFQPRYQMH from the coding sequence TTGTACCTCTACATTGAGACACTGAAACAGAGACTGGATGCAATTAACCAGCTGCGCGTTGATCGCGCACTGGCTGCTATGGGACCTGCCTTCCAGCAAGTCTACAGTCTGCTGCCAACATTACTGCACTATCATCACCCGTTGATGCCCGGCTACCTTGAAGGTAGCGTTCCCCACGGCGTCAGCTTCTTCACGCCTGATGAAAACCAACAGCATCTGTTGCAACAGTTGGCAGGCGATCAGTCTTTGGATCTCAGCACTGCCGTCAAAGGTGAACGTCCGATTACCGGCATCTATTCGATGGGTAGTACCTCGTCTGTCGGTCAGAACAGCGTGTCCGATCTCGACATCTGGGTGTGCCACCAATCCTGGCTGGATAATGAAGAGCGTCTCAATCTGCAGCGCAAGTGTACGCTGTTGCAGAAATGGTGTGTGTCAATGGGTGTGGAAGTCAGTTTCTTCCTGATCGACGAGAACCGTTTCCGCCACAATGAGAGCGGCAGCCTCGGTGGTGAAGACTGCGGTTCAACCCAACATATTTTGCTGCTGGATGAGTTCTACCGTACCGCTGTGCGTATGGCGGGCAAACGCATCCTGTGGAACATGGTGCCCGGCGAAGAAGAGCATCATTACGACGATTACGTTATGTCACTCTATTCACAAGGCGTGTTGACGCCGAATGAGTGGCTGGATCTCGGCGGTCTCGGCACGCTGTCAGCCGAAGAGTACTTCGGGGCCAGCTTGTGGCAGCTGTACAAAAGTATCGATTCACCGTACAAAGCGGTGCTGAAAACCCTGCTGTTAGAAGCGTACAGCTGGGAATATCCGAACACGCAATTGCTGGCGATGGATATCAAACAGCGTCTGCACGATGGCGAAATTGTCTGCTTTGGCCTCGATCCCTACTGCATGATGCTGGAGCGCGTGACGCGCTATCTGACCAGCGTTGATGACATGGCGCGCCTTGATTTGGTGCGTCGATGTTTCTATTTAAAAGTGTGTGAGAAGCTCTCGAGTGACGATCACCACCATCACCGCTCAGGCTGGCGCCGCGAGATTCTTTCGCAACTGGTGAAAGAGTGGGGTTGGGATGAAGAGAAAATTGCGGTACTGGATAACCGCGCCCAGTGGAAAATTGAGCGTGTGCGTGAAGCGCACAACGAGCTGCTGGATGCGATGATGCAGAGCTATCGCAACCTGATCCGTTTTGCCCGTCGTAACAATTTAAGCGTCAGTGCCAGCCCGCAGGATATCGGCGTGCTGACGCGTAAACTGTATGCCGCGTTTGAAGCGCTGCCGGGCAAAGTGACGCTGGTGAACCCACAGATTTCGCCTGACCTGTCGGAAGATAATCTGACCTTTATTCATGTGCCGGAAGGCCGCGCCAATCGCGCCGGTTGGTATCTTTACAACCAGTCGCCGGACATGAGTTCGATCATCAGCCATCAGCCGCTGGAATATAACCGCTACCTGAACAAGTTAGTGGCGTGGGCGTGGTTCAACGGTTTGCTGACCAGCAAAACGCGTTTGCATATGAAGGGCAACGAATTCTGCGATCTGCCGCGCTTGCAGGAGTTGGTCAACGATGTCTCGAGTCACTTCCCGCTGCGCGTAGCGGCACCGACGCCAAAAGCGTTGTACAGCCCGTGCGAAATTCGTCATCTGGCGATTATTGTCAATCTCGAACACGATCCGACCTCAGCCTTCCGCAATCAGGTGGTGCATTTCGATTTCCGTAAGCTGGATGTATTCAGCTTCGGCCAGCAGCAGCAGTGCCTGATTGGCAGCATTGATTTGCTGTACCGCAACTCGTGGAATGAAGTGCGTACGCTGCACTTCAGCGGTGAGCAGGCGATGATCGAAGCGCTGAAAACCATTCTCGGCAAAATGCATCAGGATGCCGCGCCGCCGGATACGGTGGAAGTGTTCTGTTATAGCCAGCATCTGCGCGGTTTAATTCGTACCCGCGTGCAGCAGCTGGTGTCTGAGTGTATTGAGTTGCGACTCTCCAGCACCCGTCAGGAGCCAGGCCGCTTCAAAGCGCTGCGCATGGCGGGCCAGACGTGGGGCTTGTTCTTCGAGCGCATGAGCGTATCGGTGCAGAAGCTGGAAAATGCGGTGGAGTTCTACGGCGCGATTTCCAACAACAAGTTGCACGGTTTGTCGATCAAAGTGGAGTCGAATCAAACGCCATTGCCGCCGGTGGTGAATGGCTATGCCAGCGAAGGCATCATTCAGTTCTTCTTTGAAGACACCAATGACGATCGCGGCTTCAACATCTATATCCTCGACGAAACCAATCGCGTTGAGGTTTATCACCATTGCGAAGGCAGTAAAGAAGAGCTGGTGCGTGACGTGAGCCGTTTTTACTCCTCGTCGCATGACCGCTTCACCTATGGCTCCAGCTTTATCAACTTCAACCTGCCACAGTTCTACCAGATTGTGCACGCAGGCGATCGCTTCCAGGTGATTCCGTTCCGCAGCCAGACGCTGACGCAGCTCTGTGCGACGCAGCCCGATAACGACAACGGCGATTTCCAGCCGCGCTACCAAATGCACTGA
- the wecG gene encoding lipopolysaccharide N-acetylmannosaminouronosyltransferase → MKTDKPRYNLRGVDLHAFIDMDSFLHFLLPGGQPRCGTLVAMNAEKMLTLEEDAQLRALIAEAEFKYPDGISIVRSLRKKYPQLQVSRIAGADLWEALMERAGRSSIPVFLIGGRQAVLDETCDKLRRQWNVNIVGSQDGYFAPAEREALFARIAASGAQIVTVAQGSPRQELLMRDCRVHWPHALYMGVGGTYDVFTGHVARAPRIWQKLGLEWLYRLIRQPSRWRRQLKLLKYLRYHWRGDL, encoded by the coding sequence ATGAAAACCGATAAGCCGCGCTATAACCTGCGCGGTGTCGATCTTCACGCGTTTATCGACATGGACAGCTTCCTGCACTTCTTGCTGCCGGGTGGCCAGCCGCGTTGTGGCACGCTGGTGGCGATGAATGCAGAAAAGATGCTGACGCTGGAAGAGGATGCGCAGCTGCGGGCGCTGATTGCTGAAGCGGAATTTAAATATCCGGATGGCATTAGCATTGTGCGCTCCTTACGCAAAAAATATCCGCAGTTGCAGGTTAGTCGCATTGCTGGTGCCGATCTGTGGGAAGCCCTGATGGAGCGCGCGGGCCGCAGCAGCATTCCGGTATTTCTGATTGGCGGTCGTCAGGCGGTGCTGGATGAAACCTGTGACAAACTGCGTCGCCAGTGGAATGTGAACATCGTCGGCAGTCAGGATGGCTATTTTGCCCCGGCAGAGCGTGAGGCGTTGTTTGCGCGCATTGCGGCCAGCGGTGCACAGATTGTCACGGTGGCGCAGGGTTCGCCGCGTCAGGAGTTGCTGATGCGTGATTGCCGTGTGCACTGGCCGCATGCGCTCTATATGGGCGTGGGCGGTACCTATGATGTTTTCACCGGCCACGTCGCGCGTGCACCGCGAATCTGGCAGAAATTAGGGCTGGAGTGGCTCTATCGTCTGATTCGGCAGCCTTCGCGTTGGCGCCGCCAGTTAAAACTGCTGAAATATTTGCGCTATCATTGGCGTGGCGATCTCTGA